In Campylobacter showae, the genomic stretch CCGCGCCCGCCGCCATACCGATGACAAATATAACGGAGCTTAGATTTCCCGTGCCCATTTGCACGAGATGTTTGCCCGGGCAGCCTTCGCTCAGGCTAAAGCAAAGCCCTGCTAGCGTCATGCTAAGGAAGTTCCAAAGCACATCGTTGTGCGCGATAGGCTGGCCTTCAAAGCCGAATTTATACTGCCCGAGCGCTAAATTTACGATGCTAGCAAAGACCACGATGCTGATGATCCCCGTAAACATCGAGAAATCCTTTTTGAAAAGTCTACCAAACGCCCCGACGCTGCAAAATTTACTTTTGTGCATTAGCGCGCCCACGACGATGCTAAAACCAAGCGAGATCAGGATAGGAGCGTGCATGGAGCCCGGGCCTTTTGCGGAGCTAAAAAGAGCGCCGTTTTCGCCGAGATTTAGTCCAAACGCAAGCGCAGCAAGCAGCAAAATACCCATAACCGTCGGCAAAACGCCTATCGCGGCCTGAGTTTTGGTCTCGTGCGTGAGTCCGTAGCCGAGCTTTTTGAAAAACACGCCCGCGCACACGCCCGCAAAAATACCGATGACTCCCGCAATCGCCGTCATATCGCCGCCACCAAGACGCAAAAACGCTCTCCACGGGCAGCCTAAAAACACGAGGCAACCGATCATCGCGAAAAATCCTAGAAAAAAGCGCACGAAAGGCGACGAGCCAGTGGTCGCGCTAAACTCCTTCGTCCAAAGCACGCTAGCTAAGAAGCCGCCCAAAATAAGCCCGATGATCTCCGGGCGCACGTACTGCACGACTCCTGCGCGGTGAAAGCCGAGCGCTCCCGCCGTATCGCGTAAAAAGCAAGCTGCGCAAACGCCCATGTTGCCGGGGTTGCCGAAATACACAAGTAGCGCACCTAAAGCGCCGAGCGCCGCACCTGAAACGATAAACCATTTTGAGTTTGAAAAATTCATGAAGTGTCCTTTAAAAAGGTAAAATCGACCCGATTTCTTAGGCGTTATTTTACTGATGTTAAAATAAAAAATTAATAAAATTTGACGGGAGATTAATCGCGAGCTTTAAATTTCGGTCAAATTTTAAAATTTACTCGCGGAAGGACGTTTAGCTTGGCTCGTACTTACATATTTAAATTTGGCACATTTTTTTAACTTCTGTGCTTTATTAGCATAATTTACGATTAAATTTAGTAAAATCGGCAGAAATATTCCAGACAGAATAGGCGTAGTTTAACTTTAAAATTTTAATCCGTGAGGGCGCGGACTCGTCGTCCGTAACCGAAACGGGTTTAAAATTTTAAAGCTTGAAATCCGTCATTTATGGGGAATCAAAAAAGGATAAAAAATGAAAGAATTTATGAGTTACGAGGCCTCTCTTGAAATTTTGCGCTCTACGCTGGCCCCCTGGGACCGCGTAGAAAAGGTCACTCTCACGCAAGCACTCGATCGCCGTATCGCCGTAGATATCGCGGCACAGGATAACTATCCCGCCCGGCCCGTCTCGGCGATGGATGGCTACGCTTTTGCGTGGCAAGAGGGCCTAAGCGAGCTTGAGCTCGTCACCGACCTACCAGCAGGCAGCGATAAGGGGCTAAAGGTAGAGGGCGTAAAATGCGTCAAAACCTTCACCGGTTCGCTGATGAGCGAAGGTACCGACACGCTAATCCCGGTCGAAAACGTCGAGGTGTCAGGCGGCAAGATCCTCATCAAAAAGCCTGTGCCAAAGGGCTTTGCCGTGCGCGAAGTCGGCGAAAGCTACAAAAAAGGCGAAATCCTAATCAAAAAAGGCGCGACGATAGGCTACGCCGAGACCGCGCTGCTAGCAGAGCTTGGGATCTTTAACGTAAGCGTATTCGTGCGGCCGCGAGTCGCGGTTCTAGCGACGGGAAGCGAGATAAAAGATCTCGGAGAGCCGCTAGAAAACGCTGCGCAGATCCACAGCTCAAATCACGTAGGCATCGCGGCCATGGTGCGCAAAATGGGCGGCGAACCCGTACTGTGCGAGATAGTGCGCGACCGCGCCGAGCTCGTAAAAGACGCTATCGTCCGCGCGCTAAAATCAGCCGACGTGCTCGTCACCACGGGCGGCATCAGCATGGGCGACTACGACTTCGTCAAGGGCGCGCTGGGCGAAAATTTCGACATCATAATAGACGGCGCCGCGATCAAACCGGGCCGCCACATCAAGGTCGCAAAAGCGGGCGAAAAATACATTTTTGCGCTGCCGGGCTTTCCGTACTCGGCGATGGTGATGTGCGTGCTCTACGTGCGCGTGCTGCTAAACGCGTGGTTTGGCGCTAGCGAGCCTAAAATCACGGCGATCATGGACGAGGACTACAAAAAGCGCTCACCGTTTTTGGAGTTTACGGCGGTAAATTTGGTCAATCGAGACGGCAAAATTTACGTAAATTTAGACGGCAAGAAGCTGGGCAGCTCGGCGATCGTAAACAATCTCACAAATGACGCCGCGCTTTTAATCATTCCAAAAGAAACCGAATTTATCGCAAAGGGCGAGATAGTCGAAGTGCTGAAAATGGTTTAAATTTGGGGTTAAATTTGAGCCGCAAGAGTGGCGCATTTACACAAAGAAAAGGCCGTAAATCGGCTTAAATTTAAGCTAAAACAATTAGCGCCGAGTTTGCTATTTTTATTTACGCTGACCCGGTTTAAACGCGCGCCGGGTCAAATTTATATGGGCCATATTAAATTTGGAGCCGTTATGGCAAGGACGAACAAATTTAAGCTTAACTAAAAAAGCACCTAGCAAATTTGGCTCAAACATTCCGGCGCCAAATTTCAGCCCGTGCGCGCCGATTTGCCGCTCCGCAAAAGGCGCTAGAGATAAATTTTGCCGTAAAAATGCTCAAATTTAAAGCTTTTAAATTTACGGCTAGTTTGCAGTTTCCGCAGTCGCGACCCCGCTCACTCAAACACCCTATAATGCGCCTCGTCGGCAAACTCCAGCATCTCCTTGTCGCCCCTGCTGTCGCCGTATGCGATCACACGCTCAAAGGCGTCCGTGTCATACGCCTCGCGCACGCGGCGTACCTTCTCCGCGCCGTAGCAGTTGGCGCCGTCTATCTCGCCCGTTATCACGCCGCCTTTTTTCTTGATACGAGTGCCTAGTAGTTCAATGCCCTGCGCCTGGCACCACGGAGCTAGCCAGTCCTCGAGCGACGCCGTCACGATCACGACCTTGTCGCCGTTTGCCTTATACTCGGCGATCTTTGCCATCGCAGAAAATTTCACGATATCTTCGATGTGCGTATTTGAGTATTTTTTGCAAATTTGAGCAAATTTATCCGCGCTCATACCCGCAAAAAAGTACGTCATCAACCGCCTACGAGCGTAGTTGTTGCTGCAAATTTTTAGCTTATAGCCGATCAAAACCGGCGAAAGCCAAAAAATCCCTCTAAAAAATTTCTTAAATCCCACAACGTAGGCGATAAACTCCAGCAGCGAGTCGTCGCGCGTGATCGTCCCGTCAAAGTCGAATAAAACCAGATTCATCTTCGTCTCAAATTTTAAATTTGCGCGATTATACAGCGCTAGCGTTAAGGGACGGCAAATTTAACTCAGTTTTTACCCCGCAGATTTGCCTTTTCATTTGCGCTTTAAATTTACCGCTCAAATTTCCTCTCAAGGCTTTTTAACACGTACTTTATGAGCTCTAGCCCCTTTGAGCGGTGCGAGATTTTTAGCTTTGTGGCGTCGTCTAGCTCGCCAAGCGTGCGCGTAAAGCCTTTGGGGATAAAGAGGCTATCGTAGCCAAAGCCGTTGCTGCCGCGTTCCTTGGAAATCGCAGTGCCGTGCATAAAGCCGTGCGCCGTAAAGTCGCCCAAATTTGAGCCAACCGCGATACAGGCAGTATAAAACGCGGGCGAGCTGGTTAAATTTAGCGCATTTAGCTCGGCTATCAGCTTTGCGCGGTTGCTAGCATCGGTCGCGCTTTTGCCCGTTATCTGCCCGCGCTCGTTCATATCGCTAAATCTCGCAGAGTAAATCCCGGGCCTGCCGCCAAGAGCCTCCACGCTGATGCCGCTATCGTCGCTTAGCGCGATAAACTCGTCCGCCAAATTTAGCTCACGCAGTTTAGCATGCACCGCGCGAGCTTTGATTAGCGCGTTTGTGGCAAATGTCGCGCCGTCCTCGACGATCTCAAAGGGCTCGCAAATTTCGCGCAATGCGTAAATTTCGTAATCTTTTAAAAAATCTTTTATTTCGCGTACTTTGTCGGAGTTGGATGTTGCTAAAACTATTTTCAAAATTTTTCCTTTTTCGGCTTCTCTTGCGCGCCTTTAAATGGGCTAGAAATTTTCTCCCTCGATGAACTATATGTTCTATCTTCGGTCGAAAATTTCGTCGCAACATTTAAATTCATAGCAAGACAACTTTGCCGATTTTTTAAATTTACCGCTCACATTTTATCAAATTCGGCTTTAATTTACGTATTATCAAAATTCGGGTAAAATCACTCCTTTAAAAAGGAAAATTTATGATAGTAAAAAGCGCATTACCTTTATCTTTTATCATCGGCAGCAGGTTTTTTGGACTCTTTATCATTTTGCCAGTTATCAGCGTCTACGCACTCGAGCTTGAGGGGGCGACCGAGTTTTTAGTCGGCGTTCTTATCGGCGTTTATGCGATGTCACAGATCACGTTTCAGGTGGTTTTTGGCTACGTCTCGGATCGCTTCGGGCGCAAAAACTCGATGCTAATAGGCCTGCTAGTTTTCATCGCGGGAGCTGCGATCTGCGCCGTGGCGACTGATATCTACACGATGATTTTTGGTAGATTTATCCAGGGAGCGGGCGCGATAGGAGCCGTGGCGATCGCGCTGATGAGCGATATGACTAAAGAGGAAGTGCGCGGGCACGCGATGGCGATGATGGGCGCGTTTATCGGCATTAGCTTTACGCTTTCTATGATACTTTCGCCGATACTTAGCGCCAAATACGGCCTTTCAAGCCTCTTTTACCTCTCGATCGCGGTTACGGTCGTTTGTATCGTGCTTTTATACACAGCCGTGGGCGAGGAGCCTAAATTTACGCATTCGCAGGCCAAAACGCCAGCCGTAAAGCTACTCTCAAACAGAAATTTACTACTCATGAACATAAGCAACTTCATGCAAAAAATGCTGATGTCGGCGGCCTTTATCGTGATCCCGATCGCTATCGTGAAGTATTTTGGCATGGACAAAAAAGACCTCAGCGGCATCTACTCGGTCGCGACGGTGTTTGGCTTTATCGCGATGGGTATCGGCGGCGCGATCGGCGAAACAAAGCGCATAACAAAGCAAATTTTAGTCATCGGGGTCTCGCTTTTCGTCGTTTGCTACGGACTTTTCGCGCTCTCGCTCGGACACAAGCCGCTGTTTTACGCCGGCGTGATTATATTTTTTATAGGCTTTAACCTGCACGAACCGATCTTGCAATCAATGGCGTCCAAATTTAGTAAAGTAAGCCAAAAGGGCGCGGTTTTAGGCATCTTTAACGCCTTTGGCTACATGGGAAGCTTTATCGGCGGTATCGGCGGCGGTACTTTGCTTAAATTTTACGGTCTTAGCGCGCTTTCCGCCGTCGTGACGGTGCTTTGCGTCGTGTGGCTGATCGCGCTAAAATGGCTAGATAACCCAAATATCTTTAAAAATATCTATCTGCCGTCAGATACAGATGCCGATCTAGCCGAGATCGAAAAGCAAAAAGGCGTCGTGGAGTGCTACAAAAACGCTCAAAATCTCGTTGTGAAATACAACTCCAAGCTCACTAACGAGGCGGAGATAAAGCAAATTTTAGGCGTTTAGCGGACTTTTACGGACGGCAAATTTACCGAGTCCGTCCCTCTAAAACGCCGAAACTTCGGCTCGCACGCCGTTTGATAACGCAACGACGCCTGTCATGTAAATTTAGCCGATTTTTAGCTATTTTTAAATACTATTATCAAAATCTAATTTCAAAAAAGGATAAAAATGAGCGATCTAAAAAAACAAATCGACGAGCTTTTCGAGGACAAAAAGATGTCCGTTTACGATGCGGCCAAACAGCTAAACGTACGCGAATACGATATCTTGCAATACCGCGGCGATGACGAATTTAAGGAAGTCAGCGCAGAAAATTTGATGAAAATTTTTGAAGAAGTCAGCACTTGGGGCGAGATGCTTTTCATCAAAAATACGCCTGAGTTTATCATCGAGATCAAGGTTAGCGTGCCTATGCCTAAAAAAGCGAAAGGGTTTTTAAATTTCACCGATAAAAGCGGCTTTTTGGGCGGCCACCTAAAAGAAGAATCAATCGCCAGCATCGGCTTTGTGAGCACTAAATTTATGGGATTTCTCGGGCACAGCCTGCACTTTTACGACGCGGATCACAACGTGATCTTTAAGCTTTTTGTAAATCGCAACGAAAAAATGAAACTAGACGAAGCGCAAGAGCAAAAATTCCTAGCGCTAAAAAATAGTTTTTGATTTTAGATGGCTTTGCCGCGCATAAATTTTGAGGTTTTATGATGGCTAAAATTTCCAAAATTTACGACGTTTTGATAATCGGAGCGGGCGCGGCAGGGCTATTTTTGGCGGCGAATTTACGCGGTAAAAGCGTCGCCATACTCGAAAAAAACGCAACTCCAGGCAAGAAAATCCTAGCTAGCGGCGGAGGCAGGTGCAATGTCACAAACCGCCGTATCGACGCGTCAAACTACCTCGGCGACGCAAATTTCGTCAAAAATATCCTAAAAAATCTAGACTTCAAAAACGTTTTAAAATTTTTTGGCGAGCTGAAATTTAACGAGCAAAAGCAAAATCAATTTTTCTGCGAAAGCGGCGCAAAAGACGTTTTGGGCGTGCTTTTAAAGTGCGCTAGACAAAGCGGAGCGCAAATATTTTGCGGCGTTTGCGTAAAAAGCGCGAGGAAAATTTCGACCGATGAAAACGGCGGAATTTTGGACGCCTCTCTTGCTGAAGAGGCAAAATTTGATAGCAAAAATTTGCAAGATTTTAAATCCAAACAGACTGAAGTTTTTGAAGTGCTCGCCGAAAACGGCGATAAATTTTACGCTAAAAATCTCGTCGTAGCTAATGGCGGACTGAGCTACAAAAGCCTAGGCGCAAGCGGTATCGGCTACGAAATAGCGCAAAGCTTCGGTGTCAAAGTCGTCCCGCCCGCGCCCGCGCTCGTGGGATTTACCGTACAAAAAGACGAGTTTTGGTTTAAAAATCTAAGCGGAGTTTGCTTCCCAGCCCGCATCCGCGTAGGTTGCGCAGGCAAAGACGCCGCAAACCGCGAGTCAAAAATGCCGCGAGAATTCGCGGGCGACATACTTTTCACCCACAAAGGCATAAGCGGCCCGGCCGTGCTAAATGCTTCGCTTTTTTGGCAAAAGGGCTTGATGGCCATAAATTTTTGCCCGAATTTTAGCATCGAAACCGCGCAAAAAAGCAAAAAGCAGCTCAGCACTATCCTGCCGCTACCTAGGCGATTTACGCTCGAGTTTTTACGCGCAGCGGGGCTTAACGACAAACCTTACGGCGAGTACAAGGCGGATGAAATGGCGAAAATTTTGCAGCTATTTGATTATAAATTTGCGCCTGCGGGCACGTTTGGCTTCGAGCGAGCCGAAGTAACAAAAGGCGGCATAGACACGGACGAGCTAGACGCAAACTGCGGCCGTGGCGACACTCGCGGGCTTTACTTTATCGGCGAGGTTTTAAACGTGACGGGGATGCTCGGCGGGTACAACCTGCATTTTGCGTTTGCGTGCGCGGCAAATTTGGCAAAGCGGTTAAACGCCGAGTAGCGACGACTTAGTCAAATTTGAGCAGCAAATTTGGCTTCTCTTGAAACCCAATCGCTAAATTTACAACTCTTTTATCTTTGCTTCCACCTCTGCTTTTAGGCTTTTTGCGTGTTTATCGTTGCTTTTTTCTAAAATTTTATTCGCGACTTTAAGGGCTTTTTCGTAGTTTTGCAGCGCCTCAGTCTTGTTGCCAAGCCCCGCCAGATCGCCCGCCATCAGCGCACAATACTTCGCGCGTAGCAAATTTACGCTATCTGCGCCGAAAACCTCTTCGTAAATTTTAAGCGCGGCGGCGTGTCTTGCGTATGCCCTGGTAAAATCGCCCGTTTTATAGAGCGTATCGCCGAGCCCCGCGTAGCAGCTCATCAGATCTTTTTGCATCTTCGCGCCGCCAAGCTCGTAGCATCTAATCGCCGCGCCGAAATTCGCTATCGCTTCATCGTATCTCCCTAATGCCGACTGTGCGATAGCTACGTCGTGATAGGGCTTTGCAAGCGCCTTGTGCTCTTTGCCGAGCCCTTTTTGTAAAATTTTTAGCGAGCGTTCGTAGGCTGCGAGCGCCTTTTGCGGCTCGCCTGCAAACATAAAAAAGCTGCCCGAGTTGTTTAACGCTATGATCGTGCTCTCATGCTCTTCGCCGTATTCAGCCAGGCAAATTTACACCGCCTTTTCACTCACTAGCGCAGTAGCCGTGGCGTTGTGCTCGCGCTTAATAAACTCTTCGGCACTAAGCTCTATCGCCTCCTCGCAGCTGGTCCCAAGTAGCCAAATCGGAAGCAAAAAAATTAAAATTTTACGCATAGAATTCCTTTGAAATTCCGCGCTATTGTAACGATTGAAAGCAAATTTTATCCCGTATTTCCTCATAAATCAATATTATTTCTTGGCAAATAAACTTGTGACATTATTTTTATGTCTTCTTCTTCTGGATTCTCGATTTGAGTATCAATTATCTGCCTCATTAGCGCCATGCAAAATTTCATACCCATCTCTTCTGTGATTATATCTTTTAGATAAATATTTGTTATTTCATTATATTTACTGGGAAATTTAACAGAAAAATAAGTCATTTTCTTCTTTTTTGTCTCCCATATTCTATATTTGACCTCTGATTTATCATCAATTTTATATTCTTTTGCCTTAGTGAGAAATTTATTTATTTGCCCAGCCTTATCCCAAGTGGCAAGACTTTTGTTTATATAGACTTCATCCCATGTGTCAAAAATAGGAAAGTGCAATAAGAGGTTTCTAATAAAACTAAATAGATCATCGGCAATCACTCCTTCAAAAAAAGGTCGTCCTCCTCTTTTCATCCACTTTAAATATTCTTTAATTGGTTCATAATTAGAAATCTCTTTAAATACCGAAAATGCTTCTCTGAGCCTATAAAACCTAAAGTATGGTTCTTGAGTTTTGAAATTTTCATTAGAAATTTCATCATATAAAAAATAAAATCTATTATAAAAAAGAGTTAAGGCTTCTATCTCTTTTTCATTCGGTATTTGCTTGCCATTTTCAATCATTGTTGCTCTTTTTGCGTTTTCTTGCCAGGCGCTAATCCACCCAAGTTTTTTAACTCGGTTGCGGTAGCTTCTTAGATTTAAATATGCTGATTATACCCAAAACAAGCTAACTTGATAATACATCGTTGATATGCTTTAGGATAAATTTAGGCGCTCAAATTTTAGCGACAAAATTAAACCTAAAAATTTAAGCTTATTTTTTATGCAATCTACCTCAAACTAAAAAATGGAATTTGAGATAAAATTTATCGCGCGATGCCAGGCGGTAAATTTAATCTCGTGCCGCCGTCAATCGGCATGCCGCTATCTGCGTAAATTTTAACATCGTGCCGCTTTAGGCGCTCTTGCTAGAGCGGGCTTGCGCTCCGCGCCCACCACAACCAAACTCTATGATTAATCGCACTCACCTCTTAAAATTCATCTTAAATTTGCTAAAATTGCGGCTAAATTTAAAATTTAAAGGAGCCAAAATGTCAAATATCTTAATCATAGGCGCGGGCGGCGTGAGCCAAGTCGCGACCGTAAAATGCGCGATGAACGCGGACGTTTTTACAAAAATCACCCTTGCTAGCCGCACCAAAAGCAAGTGCGACGCGATCGCTAAATTTATCAAAGACCGCCTAGGTGTGCAAATTGACACCGCCCAGATCGACGCGGACGATACCGATGCCGTAGTCGCTCTCATTAAAAAAACGGGTGCCGATTTGCTTTTAAATGTGGCGCTGCCTTATCAAGACCTAACCCTCATGGACGCGTGCTCTCGCGCCGGCATCCCATACATCGACACCGCAAACTACGAACACCCCGACACCGCGAAATTTGAGTATAAGCTACAGTGGGCGAAGGACGGCGAGTTTAAAGCCGCAAACACCATGGCACTGCTGGGAAGCGGCTTTGATCCGGGCGTGACAAACGTATTTTGCGCCTACGCGCAGCAAAATTTATTTGACGAGATCCACGAGATCGACATCCTAGACTGCAACGCGGGCGATCACGGATATCCGTTTGCGACGAATTTTAACCCGGAAATCAACCTGCGAGAAGTGAGCGCAAAAGGCCGCTACTGGGAGCGCGGCGAATGGAAAGAGACCGAGCCGATGGAAATAATGTTCAAATGGGACTACCCGAAAGTAGGCGTCAAAGATAGCTACCTGCTCTACCACGAGGAGCTAGAAAGCTTAGTAAAAAACATCAAAGGACTAAAGCGAATCCGCTTTTTTATGACATTCGGGCAGAGCTACCTCACGCATATGAAATGCCTAGAAAATGTCGGCATGCTACGCATCGACGAGGTCGAGCATAACGGCGTAAAGATCGTGCCGATCCAGTTTTTAAAGACGCTTTTGCCTGATCCTGCAAGCCTTGGTCCTCGTACGAAAGGTAAAACAAACATCGGCTGCGTAATCCGCGGTCTAAAAGACGGCAAAGAGCGCCAGGTCTATATCTACAACGTCTGCGACCACGAGGCTTGCTACGCCGAGACGGGCGCGCAGGCAGTGAGCTACACGACGGGCGTACCTGCGATGATCGGCTCGATGATGGTCGCAAAAGGTATCTGGAGCGGAAAAGGCGTCTTTAATATGGAAAATTTCGACGCTAAGCCTTTCATGGACGAGCTAAATAAGCAGGGCTTGTCGTGGGAGATGATCGAGATGAAACCGGGCGAGAGGTATGAAGTTTAGTTTTTAGGCTTGTCTTTTTGTCTTACTCTGCGTTATATTTAAATTTTACTCGGTCACGTATTTCATATGCGCTCCCGTCGTAAAATTTAAATCCGCCTTGATTAAGGCAAAAATATTACGCCTTATTTGGTGGGTATATTTAAATAGATTTGAAATTTTCGTCCTGCGACAGACTATATGTCTAGTCTTGGGACGAAATTTACTTCTTCTGTTTAGCTACGAGCGCAGCGACGTAGAAAACATTTAAAATCATCTCACGATACTTTGCCTGATTTTTTGTTTTAATATACAAGCTCCGCTTAAAAATCTTCTGCTTGCAGCTATGAGCGAAGCGAAGTAGAAATTTCGCCTCGCCTAAGCGAAAAATCCTATACCTGATTTTATTAAATTTAGCCCGTACGGCAAAAATTACATCGTTTCTATTGCCTATCACGATAGAATAAAAACTTAAATTTATCATTTTAGTTTAATTTGCATTCAAATTTTAAATTGAAGTTTGCATTAAACCTAAATAAAATTATCGAAAAGTATGTAAAATATCAATACGTCCCAATCCAACACTATAATTCCATGGTGCCAAATAATCTATCTCCGGTATCTGGGCCTTTTCCATTCTCTATGCGCATAACCTTTTCGCCCTTATATCTATTGGGCGAGATTCGCACCGTAAAAAGTCTATTGCGTTTTAAAATTTCAAACACTTTAAGTGGTATATTTTCAGGTACAACAGTAGCAGTTATTATGCTATC encodes the following:
- the yedE gene encoding YedE family putative selenium transporter, translated to MNFSNSKWFIVSGAALGALGALLVYFGNPGNMGVCAACFLRDTAGALGFHRAGVVQYVRPEIIGLILGGFLASVLWTKEFSATTGSSPFVRFFLGFFAMIGCLVFLGCPWRAFLRLGGGDMTAIAGVIGIFAGVCAGVFFKKLGYGLTHETKTQAAIGVLPTVMGILLLAALAFGLNLGENGALFSSAKGPGSMHAPILISLGFSIVVGALMHKSKFCSVGAFGRLFKKDFSMFTGIISIVVFASIVNLALGQYKFGFEGQPIAHNDVLWNFLSMTLAGLCFSLSEGCPGKHLVQMGTGNLSSVIFVIGMAAGAAVAHNFLLASSPSAITAAAPWAVAIGFVFAVYVGFFHKKAA
- a CDS encoding molybdopterin molybdotransferase MoeA, encoding MKEFMSYEASLEILRSTLAPWDRVEKVTLTQALDRRIAVDIAAQDNYPARPVSAMDGYAFAWQEGLSELELVTDLPAGSDKGLKVEGVKCVKTFTGSLMSEGTDTLIPVENVEVSGGKILIKKPVPKGFAVREVGESYKKGEILIKKGATIGYAETALLAELGIFNVSVFVRPRVAVLATGSEIKDLGEPLENAAQIHSSNHVGIAAMVRKMGGEPVLCEIVRDRAELVKDAIVRALKSADVLVTTGGISMGDYDFVKGALGENFDIIIDGAAIKPGRHIKVAKAGEKYIFALPGFPYSAMVMCVLYVRVLLNAWFGASEPKITAIMDEDYKKRSPFLEFTAVNLVNRDGKIYVNLDGKKLGSSAIVNNLTNDAALLIIPKETEFIAKGEIVEVLKMV
- a CDS encoding HAD-IB family hydrolase, which translates into the protein MNLVLFDFDGTITRDDSLLEFIAYVVGFKKFFRGIFWLSPVLIGYKLKICSNNYARRRLMTYFFAGMSADKFAQICKKYSNTHIEDIVKFSAMAKIAEYKANGDKVVIVTASLEDWLAPWCQAQGIELLGTRIKKKGGVITGEIDGANCYGAEKVRRVREAYDTDAFERVIAYGDSRGDKEMLEFADEAHYRVFE
- a CDS encoding non-canonical purine NTP pyrophosphatase produces the protein MKIVLATSNSDKVREIKDFLKDYEIYALREICEPFEIVEDGATFATNALIKARAVHAKLRELNLADEFIALSDDSGISVEALGGRPGIYSARFSDMNERGQITGKSATDASNRAKLIAELNALNLTSSPAFYTACIAVGSNLGDFTAHGFMHGTAISKERGSNGFGYDSLFIPKGFTRTLGELDDATKLKISHRSKGLELIKYVLKSLERKFER
- a CDS encoding MFS transporter, with the protein product MVKSALPLSFIIGSRFFGLFIILPVISVYALELEGATEFLVGVLIGVYAMSQITFQVVFGYVSDRFGRKNSMLIGLLVFIAGAAICAVATDIYTMIFGRFIQGAGAIGAVAIALMSDMTKEEVRGHAMAMMGAFIGISFTLSMILSPILSAKYGLSSLFYLSIAVTVVCIVLLYTAVGEEPKFTHSQAKTPAVKLLSNRNLLLMNISNFMQKMLMSAAFIVIPIAIVKYFGMDKKDLSGIYSVATVFGFIAMGIGGAIGETKRITKQILVIGVSLFVVCYGLFALSLGHKPLFYAGVIIFFIGFNLHEPILQSMASKFSKVSQKGAVLGIFNAFGYMGSFIGGIGGGTLLKFYGLSALSAVVTVLCVVWLIALKWLDNPNIFKNIYLPSDTDADLAEIEKQKGVVECYKNAQNLVVKYNSKLTNEAEIKQILGV
- the hutX gene encoding heme utilization cystosolic carrier protein HutX, translating into MSDLKKQIDELFEDKKMSVYDAAKQLNVREYDILQYRGDDEFKEVSAENLMKIFEEVSTWGEMLFIKNTPEFIIEIKVSVPMPKKAKGFLNFTDKSGFLGGHLKEESIASIGFVSTKFMGFLGHSLHFYDADHNVIFKLFVNRNEKMKLDEAQEQKFLALKNSF
- a CDS encoding NAD(P)/FAD-dependent oxidoreductase: MAKISKIYDVLIIGAGAAGLFLAANLRGKSVAILEKNATPGKKILASGGGRCNVTNRRIDASNYLGDANFVKNILKNLDFKNVLKFFGELKFNEQKQNQFFCESGAKDVLGVLLKCARQSGAQIFCGVCVKSARKISTDENGGILDASLAEEAKFDSKNLQDFKSKQTEVFEVLAENGDKFYAKNLVVANGGLSYKSLGASGIGYEIAQSFGVKVVPPAPALVGFTVQKDEFWFKNLSGVCFPARIRVGCAGKDAANRESKMPREFAGDILFTHKGISGPAVLNASLFWQKGLMAINFCPNFSIETAQKSKKQLSTILPLPRRFTLEFLRAAGLNDKPYGEYKADEMAKILQLFDYKFAPAGTFGFERAEVTKGGIDTDELDANCGRGDTRGLYFIGEVLNVTGMLGGYNLHFAFACAANLAKRLNAE
- a CDS encoding tetratricopeptide repeat protein → MCLAEYGEEHESTIIALNNSGSFFMFAGEPQKALAAYERSLKILQKGLGKEHKALAKPYHDVAIAQSALGRYDEAIANFGAAIRCYELGGAKMQKDLMSCYAGLGDTLYKTGDFTRAYARHAAALKIYEEVFGADSVNLLRAKYCALMAGDLAGLGNKTEALQNYEKALKVANKILEKSNDKHAKSLKAEVEAKIKEL
- a CDS encoding saccharopine dehydrogenase family protein → MSNILIIGAGGVSQVATVKCAMNADVFTKITLASRTKSKCDAIAKFIKDRLGVQIDTAQIDADDTDAVVALIKKTGADLLLNVALPYQDLTLMDACSRAGIPYIDTANYEHPDTAKFEYKLQWAKDGEFKAANTMALLGSGFDPGVTNVFCAYAQQNLFDEIHEIDILDCNAGDHGYPFATNFNPEINLREVSAKGRYWERGEWKETEPMEIMFKWDYPKVGVKDSYLLYHEELESLVKNIKGLKRIRFFMTFGQSYLTHMKCLENVGMLRIDEVEHNGVKIVPIQFLKTLLPDPASLGPRTKGKTNIGCVIRGLKDGKERQVYIYNVCDHEACYAETGAQAVSYTTGVPAMIGSMMVAKGIWSGKGVFNMENFDAKPFMDELNKQGLSWEMIEMKPGERYEV